One genomic region from Anabaena sp. PCC 7108 encodes:
- a CDS encoding dihydrofolate reductase yields MPLISLIAAISENRILADSSKEDIHVGIPWDIPSDLHHFQQKTWRHPVIMGRKTYSTFNTPLPNRTNIIVTRDGNFKAPGCLVFDSLQAAIEWTKMSETEEIFIAGGGQIYTEAIKFANKLYLTIVEGNFFGDIYFPEFANFGTVTKEKQSQENGFKFKFVEIERCVNEVTQPTIMG; encoded by the coding sequence ATGCCTTTAATTAGCCTCATTGCTGCTATTTCCGAAAATCGGATTTTAGCTGACTCAAGCAAGGAAGATATTCATGTGGGTATTCCTTGGGATATTCCCAGTGATTTACATCATTTTCAGCAAAAAACTTGGCGACATCCTGTAATTATGGGGCGCAAAACTTATTCTACCTTCAATACACCGCTTCCAAATCGTACAAATATAATTGTTACCAGAGATGGTAATTTTAAAGCCCCTGGCTGTCTTGTTTTTGATTCACTTCAAGCGGCGATTGAATGGACGAAAATGAGTGAAACGGAAGAGATATTTATCGCGGGTGGAGGACAAATTTATACTGAGGCTATTAAATTTGCAAATAAGCTTTATTTGACTATTGTTGAAGGTAATTTTTTTGGCGATATTTATTTTCCTGAATTTGCCAATTTTGGCACAGTAACTAAGGAAAAACAGTCTCAGGAAAATGGCTTTAAGTTTAAGTTTGTGGAGATTGAAAGGTGCGTTAATGAGGTAACGCAACCTACCATTATGGGATAA
- a CDS encoding tetratricopeptide repeat protein — protein sequence MIKLISIFLSLLMVFGWSTPVSAQSQPITEEQLQAGDELATKAFAATEKGDFVTAEAYWTEIIEKFPNNAGAWSNRGNSRVSQNKLEAALKDYNKAVELAPNVTDPYLNRGTAWEGLGKWEEAIADYNHVLELDPNDTMAYNNRGNAKTGLGKWQDAIADYQKATAISPNFAFARANYALALYETNQIDKAIREMRNIVRKYPQFADMRAALTAAYWVSGKKGEAESNWVAAYGLDTRYKDMNWVANIRRWPPSMVAALDKFLKLQ from the coding sequence ATGATTAAATTAATTAGTATTTTCCTGAGTTTGTTAATGGTTTTCGGCTGGAGTACACCTGTATCTGCACAATCACAACCCATTACCGAAGAACAGTTACAAGCCGGAGATGAACTAGCAACTAAGGCATTTGCAGCGACAGAGAAAGGTGATTTTGTGACTGCGGAAGCTTATTGGACAGAAATAATTGAAAAATTCCCCAATAATGCTGGAGCATGGAGTAATCGCGGTAATTCTCGTGTGAGTCAGAATAAGTTAGAAGCAGCACTGAAAGATTATAACAAAGCTGTGGAATTAGCACCTAACGTCACTGACCCTTATTTAAATCGGGGGACAGCCTGGGAAGGTTTGGGAAAGTGGGAAGAAGCGATCGCAGACTATAATCATGTTTTAGAACTCGATCCCAATGATACAATGGCATACAACAATCGTGGTAACGCCAAAACAGGATTGGGAAAATGGCAAGATGCGATCGCAGATTATCAAAAAGCTACAGCCATCTCCCCTAATTTTGCCTTTGCTAGAGCTAATTATGCCTTGGCTTTATACGAAACCAATCAAATAGACAAAGCCATCCGAGAAATGCGAAATATAGTCCGTAAATATCCCCAATTTGCCGATATGCGTGCTGCATTAACGGCAGCTTATTGGGTAAGTGGGAAAAAAGGAGAAGCAGAAAGCAACTGGGTAGCAGCTTATGGACTCGATACCCGTTACAAAGATATGAACTGGGTAGCAAATATCCGTCGTTGGCCTCCCAGTATGGTAGCAGCGTTAGATAAGTTCTTGAAATTACAGTAA
- the gcvH gene encoding glycine cleavage system protein GcvH, with amino-acid sequence MMSLEYPQDLRYLDSHEYARLDGEIATIGITEFALNQLGDIVFLDLLDIGDAVSKGDSLGTIESVKAVEELNSPVSGTVVERNQELIDSPDQIVDDPYGEGWFLKLRVNDPDEVFDDSLTADEYSALVEGV; translated from the coding sequence ATTATGTCTTTGGAATATCCGCAGGATTTGCGATATCTAGATTCTCATGAATATGCACGGTTAGATGGCGAAATCGCCACCATTGGTATTACTGAGTTTGCCCTAAACCAATTGGGTGATATTGTATTTTTAGATCTACTAGATATTGGTGATGCTGTTTCTAAGGGAGATAGCCTTGGTACTATTGAGTCAGTAAAAGCCGTTGAAGAACTGAATTCACCCGTTTCTGGTACAGTAGTAGAACGCAATCAGGAATTGATTGACTCTCCTGACCAAATAGTAGATGACCCCTATGGTGAAGGGTGGTTCCTGAAACTGCGCGTCAATGACCCAGATGAGGTTTTTGACGATTCCTTGACAGCAGATGAGTATAGTGCTTTGGTAGAAGGCGTGTAA
- the gcvT gene encoding glycine cleavage system aminomethyltransferase GcvT, giving the protein MTNQESNTESLARTPLYSTGVELKARFTSFGGWEMPVQYSGIIQEHQAVRNTAGMFDISHMGKFTLQGKNLISQLQNLVPSDLSRLQTGQAQYTVLLNPQGGIIDDIIIYYQGTDKTNAEKVVIIVNASTTDKDKSWILQHLDTDTVEFQDISQDKVLIAVQGPTATKQLQSLVTADLSPIKAFGHLETDIFGEPAFLARTGYTGEDGFEVMVDPSVGIKLWQSLYNVGIVPCGLGCRDTLRLEAAMALYGQDIDDTTTPLEAGLGWLVHLDTKGDFIGRTVLAQQKTQGVQRKLVGLQTQGRNIGRHGYPVLSSGQVVGEISSGTLSPTLGYPIALAYVPTQLATVKQQLEVEIRGKAFPTVVVKRPFYRSKNRLTN; this is encoded by the coding sequence ATGACTAATCAAGAAAGTAACACCGAATCTTTAGCACGAACCCCTTTATATTCAACAGGTGTAGAACTCAAAGCCCGCTTTACTAGCTTTGGTGGTTGGGAAATGCCCGTACAATATAGCGGTATCATCCAAGAACACCAGGCTGTCAGAAACACCGCTGGAATGTTCGATATTTCCCACATGGGTAAATTCACCCTCCAAGGAAAAAACCTGATATCGCAGCTGCAAAATTTAGTTCCCTCCGATTTGAGTCGTCTGCAAACTGGTCAAGCACAATACACAGTCTTATTAAATCCCCAAGGTGGAATTATTGACGATATTATTATTTACTACCAAGGTACAGACAAAACTAATGCGGAAAAGGTAGTAATTATCGTCAATGCCTCAACTACAGATAAAGACAAAAGCTGGATTTTGCAACATCTGGACACTGATACAGTTGAGTTTCAAGACATCTCCCAGGATAAAGTCTTAATTGCAGTTCAGGGACCAACAGCGACTAAGCAGCTGCAATCTTTAGTGACAGCGGACTTATCTCCAATTAAAGCTTTTGGTCATTTAGAAACAGATATCTTCGGAGAACCCGCATTTCTAGCCCGCACAGGCTATACAGGCGAAGATGGCTTTGAAGTTATGGTAGATCCTTCAGTGGGGATAAAATTGTGGCAAAGTTTATATAATGTTGGTATTGTACCTTGTGGGCTTGGTTGTAGAGATACCCTGCGTCTGGAAGCAGCAATGGCGCTTTATGGGCAGGATATAGACGATACCACCACACCCTTAGAGGCCGGTTTAGGGTGGTTAGTACATTTAGATACCAAAGGTGATTTTATTGGACGTACTGTTTTAGCACAGCAAAAAACTCAGGGAGTACAACGTAAACTTGTCGGGTTACAAACCCAAGGACGCAATATCGGCCGTCACGGATACCCAGTATTATCATCGGGGCAAGTAGTAGGAGAAATATCTAGTGGTACTCTTTCACCCACATTAGGCTATCCCATAGCCCTAGCTTATGTTCCCACCCAGTTAGCAACTGTCAAACAGCAGCTAGAAGTGGAAATTCGGGGTAAAGCTTTTCCCACAGTAGTTGTGAAGCGTCCATTTTATCGCTCAAAAAATCGTCTCACTAACTGA